In a single window of the Saccharothrix australiensis genome:
- a CDS encoding helix-turn-helix domain-containing protein, translated as MTEADAAEHLLELLDLLAADASSERLARVLPAARAAGVGGGDLDRLGRATERALRIRRTLTAHRRREAELEALFDTASDLAGVRDPDGVLRSIVRRARLLLGADTAYLSMNQPDERGTYMRVTDGSVSLEFQRLRLGLGEGLGGLVAQTAQPYVTADYAADDRFHHTPAIDSAVRDEGLVAILGVPLKLGRRVIGVLYAANRSPRRFPPDEVALLSSLADHAAIALDTAHLLEETRAAGETIRAHNEAMRRAEDAHDRLTDLVLRGADVPEVAAAVAEVLGGGIVVHDREGAELARTGGAQALAPRSAVTASRASGRAVPQDGAWVCAVLAGPELLGSIALTGRRDLADADRRLFERASVVTALLLLLRRTVAEAEHKVRGELITDLLTTPDPDAVALHARARRIGVDLAARHVVLVADGPRDRLLAAAAHHASTGRGLAGAHGEHVVLVLPGDDLAGAAAEAARVLGQAAGTPVTVGAGGPAAGPREVAAAHAEAVRCLRALLLLDRRGTGGTLADLGFVGVLLGDRADLGGYVRATLGPLLDYDASRGTELVRTVTAYFACGRHLGRTKDALHVHVNTVVQRLDRVAGLLGDDWQSPDRALEVHLALRLLKVLG; from the coding sequence ATGACCGAGGCCGACGCGGCGGAGCACCTGCTGGAGCTGCTGGACCTGCTCGCGGCCGACGCGAGCAGCGAGCGGCTCGCGCGGGTGCTCCCCGCGGCGCGCGCGGCGGGCGTCGGCGGCGGGGACCTGGACCGGCTCGGCCGCGCCACCGAGCGGGCGCTGCGCATCCGCCGCACCCTCACCGCGCACCGCCGCCGGGAAGCCGAGCTGGAGGCCCTGTTCGACACGGCGAGCGACCTCGCGGGCGTGCGCGACCCGGACGGCGTCCTGCGGTCCATCGTGCGCCGCGCCCGGCTGCTGCTCGGCGCGGACACCGCGTACCTGAGCATGAACCAGCCCGACGAGCGCGGCACCTACATGAGGGTCACCGACGGTTCGGTCTCGCTGGAGTTCCAGCGGCTCCGGCTCGGCCTGGGCGAGGGGCTGGGCGGGTTGGTCGCGCAGACCGCCCAGCCCTACGTGACGGCCGACTACGCCGCCGACGACCGGTTCCACCACACCCCGGCCATCGACTCCGCCGTCCGCGACGAGGGCCTGGTCGCCATCCTCGGCGTGCCGCTGAAGCTGGGCAGGCGCGTCATCGGCGTGCTGTACGCGGCGAACCGCTCGCCCCGCCGCTTCCCGCCCGACGAGGTGGCGCTGCTGTCGTCGCTGGCCGACCACGCGGCGATCGCGCTCGACACCGCCCACCTGCTGGAGGAGACCCGCGCGGCGGGCGAGACGATCCGCGCGCACAACGAGGCCATGCGCCGCGCCGAGGACGCGCACGACCGGCTCACCGACCTGGTGCTGCGCGGCGCGGACGTGCCCGAGGTCGCGGCGGCGGTGGCGGAGGTGCTCGGCGGCGGGATCGTCGTGCACGACCGCGAAGGCGCGGAACTGGCCCGCACAGGCGGGGCGCAAGCGCTCGCGCCCCGGTCGGCGGTCACCGCGTCGCGCGCGAGCGGCCGGGCCGTCCCGCAGGACGGCGCCTGGGTGTGCGCCGTGCTCGCCGGCCCCGAGCTGCTCGGCAGCATCGCGCTGACCGGCAGGCGCGACCTCGCCGACGCCGACCGCAGGCTGTTCGAACGCGCCTCGGTGGTCACCGCGCTGCTGTTGCTGCTGCGCCGCACGGTCGCCGAGGCGGAGCACAAGGTGCGCGGCGAGCTGATCACCGACCTGCTCACGACGCCCGACCCGGACGCGGTGGCGCTGCACGCCCGCGCCCGCCGGATCGGGGTGGACCTGGCCGCGCGGCACGTGGTGCTGGTCGCCGACGGCCCGCGCGACCGGCTGCTCGCCGCCGCCGCGCACCACGCGTCCACCGGCCGCGGCCTGGCCGGCGCGCACGGCGAGCACGTGGTGCTGGTGTTGCCCGGCGACGACCTCGCGGGCGCGGCGGCGGAGGCGGCACGGGTGCTGGGCCAGGCGGCGGGCACGCCGGTGACGGTGGGCGCGGGCGGACCCGCGGCCGGGCCGCGCGAGGTCGCCGCCGCGCACGCGGAAGCCGTCCGCTGCCTGCGCGCGCTGCTGCTGCTCGACCGGCGCGGCACCGGCGGCACCCTGGCGGACCTGGGCTTCGTCGGCGTGCTGCTCGGTGACCGGGCCGACCTCGGCGGGTACGTGCGCGCCACCCTCGGCCCGCTGCTGGACTACGACGCGAGCCGGGGCACCGAGCTGGTGCGGACGGTCACCGCGTACTTCGCGTGCGGCCGGCACCTGGGCCGGACGAAGGACGCGCTGCACGTCCACGTGAACACCGTGGTGCAGCGCCTGGACCGCGTGGCCGGCCTGCTCGGCGACGACTGGCAGTCGCCGGACCGCGCGCTGGAGGTGCACCTGGCGCTGCGGCTGCTGAAGGTCCTGGGATGA
- a CDS encoding SDR family NAD(P)-dependent oxidoreductase — protein sequence MGILDKFRLDGQVAIVTGASSGLGVAFAKGLAEAGADVVLAARRVERLRDTAALVEAAGRRALVVRADVARPEDCHEVARAAAGFGRVGVLVNNAGVASAVPATRETPEQFRGVVDVNLNGAYWMAQAAAAVMTGGGSIVNVSSVLGLVSGGLPQAAYSASKAALLGLTRDLAQQWTGRKGIRVNALAPGYFASEMTDQYPDGYLDAHIARLPIGRVGDPEELAAAVVFLASAAGGYTTGATFVVDGGATIGS from the coding sequence ATGGGAATCCTCGACAAGTTCCGCCTCGACGGCCAGGTCGCGATCGTCACCGGGGCGTCGTCCGGCCTCGGTGTCGCGTTCGCCAAGGGCCTGGCCGAGGCGGGCGCCGACGTCGTGCTCGCCGCGCGGCGCGTCGAACGGCTCCGGGACACGGCCGCGCTGGTCGAGGCGGCGGGCAGGCGGGCGCTGGTCGTGCGGGCCGACGTGGCGCGACCCGAGGACTGCCACGAGGTGGCGCGGGCCGCCGCCGGCTTCGGCCGCGTCGGTGTGCTGGTGAACAACGCGGGTGTCGCGTCGGCCGTCCCGGCGACCCGCGAGACGCCCGAGCAGTTCCGCGGCGTCGTCGACGTGAACCTCAACGGCGCGTACTGGATGGCGCAGGCCGCCGCCGCCGTGATGACCGGTGGCGGGTCGATCGTCAACGTCTCCAGCGTGCTCGGCCTCGTGTCGGGCGGCCTGCCGCAGGCCGCGTACTCGGCGTCGAAGGCGGCCCTCCTCGGCCTGACGCGGGACCTGGCACAGCAGTGGACGGGCCGCAAGGGCATCCGGGTCAACGCGCTCGCGCCCGGCTACTTCGCGTCCGAGATGACCGACCAGTACCCGGACGGCTACCTGGACGCGCACATCGCCCGGCTGCCGATCGGCCGCGTGGGCGACCCGGAGGAGCTCGCCGCGGCCGTGGTGTTCCTCGCCTCGGCCGCGGGCGGCTACACCACCGGCGCGACGTTCGTGGTGGACGGCGGGGCGACCATCGGCAGCTGA
- a CDS encoding TetR/AcrR family transcriptional regulator yields the protein MGTVPERLIEAATRLFADKGFDRVAVQEIVDLAGVTKGAMYHYFGSKDDLLHEIYGSLLRMQTERLDRFASGPAPVADRLHAAALDVVVTSVENFDQAKVYFRSADQLAESQRLAMRAERRRYHERFRSLVEEGQAAGVFRTDVPADLTVHYFFGAVHHLGAWYHASGTLSAKQIGRHYADLLLSSLRA from the coding sequence ATGGGTACCGTGCCGGAGCGCCTGATCGAGGCCGCCACGAGGCTGTTCGCCGACAAGGGCTTCGACCGCGTGGCGGTGCAGGAGATCGTCGACCTGGCCGGCGTCACGAAGGGCGCGATGTACCACTACTTCGGCTCCAAGGACGACCTGCTGCACGAGATCTACGGGAGCCTGCTGCGGATGCAGACCGAACGGCTGGACCGCTTCGCGTCCGGCCCGGCCCCCGTCGCGGACCGCCTGCACGCCGCCGCGCTGGACGTCGTCGTGACGTCGGTGGAGAACTTCGACCAGGCCAAGGTCTACTTCCGCTCGGCGGACCAGCTGGCGGAGTCCCAGCGCCTGGCGATGCGCGCGGAACGCCGGCGCTACCACGAGCGGTTCCGGTCCCTGGTGGAGGAGGGGCAGGCCGCGGGCGTGTTCCGGACGGACGTGCCGGCCGACCTGACGGTGCACTACTTCTTCGGCGCGGTCCACCACCTGGGCGCCTGGTACCACGCCTCGGGCACCCTGTCGGCCAAGCAGATCGGCCGCCACTACGCGGACCTGCTGCTGTCCTCCCTCCGAGCCTGA
- the secA2 gene encoding accessory Sec system translocase SecA2: MTTLLGRFKQQLRRFAQKPGSADLSPYRKLLAEVNEQSDRVGALSDAELTAAAAALREKSEFGRPELVEVCALGREAADRALGLRPFDVQILGALGLLEGHVVEMATGEGKTLSGAIAAAGFALRGDQVHVVSVNDYLAQRDAEWMGPLYELLGVSVGWLSQSSKPEERRAAYEAEVTYASVSEIGFDVLRDRLAVDEADRIVPPPRVALVDEADSVLVDEARVPLVLAGSTAGPAVDPALADLVKRLRRDLHFEVDDEERNVYLTGAGSELVERALGGIDLYSDEHVSTTLSKVNVALHAQVLLHRDVDYIVRDGKVHLINDTRGRIAKLQRWPDGLQAAVEAKEAVQTTDSGEVLDSITVQALLSRYPTVCGMTGTAVAVAEQLRDFYQLEVLVIPANVECVREDEAPRLYTTLELKEAAIVEEIKKVHETGRPILVGTLDVAESERLSRKLAQAGLECVVLNAKNDAEEAAIIADAGSYQRITVSTQMAGRGTDIRLGGHESTDRERIAELGGLYVIGTGRHSSSRLDDQLRGRAGRQGDPGGSVFFSSLQDDLVAQYVPDHDEPTEVAEDGRVTDSGTLHTVEHAQRVAEGVQLEIHRNTWRYNKLIEHQRTLMLEHRDKLLLTDAAWEELSRRRPERAEELSDIPTEVKVRAARLIALHHLDQRWSDHLTFLTDLREGIHLRALARQNPLDEFHREAIPAYHKIVPDAWDEAEETFAKVKIDEEGAHLAAAGVQRPNTTWTYLVNDNPFSSGLEETFKGLVKLVRRR, encoded by the coding sequence GTGACGACTCTCCTGGGACGGTTCAAGCAGCAGCTGCGCCGCTTCGCGCAGAAGCCCGGCTCCGCCGACCTCTCGCCGTACCGCAAGCTGCTCGCCGAGGTGAACGAGCAGTCGGACCGCGTGGGCGCCCTCAGCGACGCGGAACTCACCGCGGCGGCGGCCGCCCTCCGGGAGAAGTCCGAGTTCGGGCGACCCGAACTGGTGGAGGTCTGCGCCCTGGGCCGCGAGGCCGCCGACCGGGCGCTCGGCCTGCGGCCGTTCGACGTGCAGATCCTCGGCGCGCTCGGCCTGCTGGAGGGCCACGTGGTCGAGATGGCCACCGGTGAGGGCAAGACCCTGTCGGGCGCCATCGCCGCCGCCGGGTTCGCGCTGCGCGGCGACCAGGTCCACGTGGTGTCGGTCAACGACTACCTGGCCCAGCGCGACGCCGAGTGGATGGGCCCGCTGTACGAGCTGCTCGGCGTGTCCGTCGGCTGGCTCAGCCAGAGCAGCAAGCCCGAGGAGCGCCGCGCCGCGTACGAGGCCGAGGTCACCTACGCGTCGGTGTCGGAGATCGGGTTCGACGTGCTGCGCGACCGGCTGGCCGTGGACGAGGCCGACCGGATCGTCCCGCCGCCGCGCGTGGCCCTGGTCGACGAGGCCGACTCGGTCCTGGTGGACGAGGCGCGCGTGCCGCTCGTGCTGGCCGGCTCCACCGCGGGCCCCGCCGTCGACCCGGCGCTGGCCGACCTGGTCAAGCGCCTCCGCCGCGACCTGCACTTCGAGGTCGACGACGAGGAGCGCAACGTCTACCTCACCGGCGCGGGCTCGGAGCTGGTCGAGCGCGCCCTCGGCGGCATCGACCTGTACTCCGACGAGCACGTGTCCACGACGCTGAGCAAGGTCAACGTGGCGCTGCACGCGCAGGTGCTGCTGCACCGCGACGTCGACTACATCGTCCGCGACGGCAAGGTGCACCTGATCAACGACACGCGCGGGCGCATCGCCAAGCTCCAGCGCTGGCCGGACGGCCTCCAGGCGGCGGTCGAGGCCAAGGAGGCCGTGCAGACCACCGACTCCGGCGAGGTGCTCGACTCCATCACCGTCCAGGCGCTGCTCAGCCGCTACCCGACGGTGTGCGGCATGACCGGCACGGCGGTCGCGGTGGCCGAGCAGCTGCGCGACTTCTACCAGCTGGAAGTCCTCGTCATCCCGGCCAACGTGGAGTGCGTCCGGGAGGACGAGGCGCCCCGGCTCTACACCACGCTGGAGCTGAAGGAAGCCGCCATCGTCGAGGAGATCAAGAAGGTCCACGAGACCGGGCGGCCCATCCTGGTCGGCACCCTCGACGTCGCCGAGTCCGAGCGGCTGTCCCGCAAGCTCGCCCAGGCGGGCCTGGAGTGCGTCGTCCTCAACGCGAAGAACGACGCGGAGGAAGCGGCCATCATCGCGGACGCCGGGTCGTACCAGCGCATCACCGTGTCCACCCAGATGGCGGGCCGAGGCACCGACATCCGCCTCGGCGGCCACGAGTCCACCGACCGCGAGCGGATCGCGGAACTCGGCGGGCTCTACGTCATCGGCACCGGGCGGCACTCGTCGTCGCGCCTGGACGACCAGCTGCGCGGCCGGGCGGGCCGCCAGGGCGACCCCGGTGGTTCGGTGTTCTTCTCGTCGCTCCAGGACGACCTCGTGGCGCAGTACGTGCCGGACCACGACGAGCCCACCGAGGTGGCCGAGGACGGGCGCGTCACCGACTCCGGGACGCTGCACACGGTCGAGCACGCGCAGCGCGTGGCCGAGGGCGTGCAGCTGGAGATCCACCGCAACACGTGGCGGTACAACAAGCTCATCGAGCACCAGCGCACCCTGATGTTGGAGCACCGCGACAAGCTCCTGCTGACCGACGCGGCGTGGGAGGAGCTGTCCCGACGCCGGCCGGAGCGCGCCGAGGAGCTGTCCGACATCCCGACGGAGGTCAAGGTGAGGGCGGCGCGCCTGATCGCGCTGCACCACCTCGACCAGCGGTGGAGCGACCACCTGACGTTCCTGACCGACCTGCGCGAGGGCATCCACCTGCGGGCGCTGGCGAGGCAGAACCCGCTGGACGAGTTCCACCGCGAGGCGATCCCGGCGTACCACAAGATCGTGCCCGACGCGTGGGACGAGGCGGAGGAGACGTTCGCCAAGGTGAAGATCGACGAGGAGGGGGCGCACCTGGCGGCGGCGGGCGTGCAGCGGCCGAACACGACGTGGACCTACCTGGTCAACGACAACCCCTTCTCGTCGGGGTTGGAGGAGACCTTCAAGGGCTTGGTGAAGCTGGTCCGCCGACGCTGA
- the fabG gene encoding 3-oxoacyl-ACP reductase FabG has translation MTDARVAIVTGAARGIGAAVATRLARDGLSVALLDLDERSCADVVERIVAAGGRAVAVSSDVSDAAAVDAAVRRVVAELGPPTVLVNNAGILRDNLLFKMTEDDWDAVMGVHLRGAFLMSRAVQGFQTEAGWGRIVNLSSTSALGNRGQANYSAAKAGLQGFTKTLAIELGKFGVTVNAIAPGFIATDMTAATAARVGVDFEDFKKGVAATIPVGRIGTPEDVAHTASFLVSEGAGYVSGQVVYVAGGPKD, from the coding sequence GTGACCGACGCACGGGTGGCCATCGTCACGGGAGCCGCGCGCGGCATCGGCGCGGCCGTGGCGACGCGGCTGGCGCGGGACGGCCTGTCCGTCGCCCTGCTGGACCTGGACGAGCGCTCCTGCGCGGACGTGGTCGAGCGGATCGTGGCCGCCGGCGGCCGGGCGGTCGCGGTGAGCTCGGACGTCAGCGACGCCGCGGCGGTCGACGCGGCCGTGCGGCGGGTCGTCGCCGAGCTGGGCCCGCCGACCGTGTTGGTGAACAACGCGGGCATCCTGCGCGACAACCTGCTGTTCAAGATGACCGAGGACGACTGGGACGCGGTCATGGGCGTGCACCTGCGCGGCGCGTTCCTGATGAGCCGGGCGGTGCAGGGGTTCCAGACGGAGGCCGGGTGGGGCCGCATCGTCAACCTGTCCAGCACGAGCGCGCTGGGCAACCGGGGGCAGGCGAACTACTCGGCGGCCAAGGCGGGGTTGCAGGGCTTCACGAAGACCCTGGCGATCGAGCTGGGCAAGTTCGGCGTGACGGTGAACGCCATCGCGCCCGGTTTCATCGCGACCGACATGACCGCGGCGACCGCCGCGCGCGTGGGCGTGGACTTCGAGGACTTCAAGAAGGGCGTCGCGGCGACGATCCCGGTCGGGCGCATCGGCACGCCGGAGGACGTGGCGCACACGGCGTCGTTCCTCGTGAGCGAGGGCGCGGGGTACGTCTCCGGCCAGGTCGTCTACGTCGCCGGCGGGCCGAAGGACTAG
- a CDS encoding effector-associated constant component EACC1, which yields MDLVFTVDGPAGTDELRSLHRTLSREPDLRGLVRLRQRPPAGESLGPVVEAVEVELAPDGPLTVVAGAVLVWLRHRHGSVKVKVTRGADAVEVAAQRIRDLDAASVRHLATEIVTALDGKAQRQS from the coding sequence ATGGACCTGGTGTTCACCGTCGACGGACCCGCCGGCACGGACGAGTTACGCAGCCTGCACCGCACGCTGTCGCGGGAGCCGGACCTGCGCGGCCTGGTCCGGTTGCGGCAGCGCCCGCCCGCGGGGGAATCCCTCGGACCGGTCGTCGAGGCGGTGGAGGTCGAGCTGGCGCCGGACGGCCCGCTGACCGTCGTGGCGGGCGCGGTCCTGGTGTGGCTCAGGCACCGGCACGGCTCGGTGAAGGTCAAGGTCACCAGGGGTGCGGACGCGGTGGAGGTGGCCGCGCAGCGCATCCGCGACCTGGACGCCGCGTCGGTGCGACACCTGGCGACCGAGATCGTCACCGCCCTGGACGGCAAGGCCCAACGGCAGAGCTGA
- a CDS encoding SDR family NAD(P)-dependent oxidoreductase gives MGLEFEDRVVLVTGGANGIGAGVARKLAGLGARVVVADVDTAGGEAVADAVGGLFVPCDVRDPRDSEAAVAEAVRACGGLDVAVLNAGVATGFGLGDDFDAERYRAVMGVNLDGVVYGVHAALPELRKRGGHIIATASMAGLMAMPLDPVYGANKAAVVALVRALGPVLAADGVRVNAVCPSFADTAIIAGFESVLRTSGMPVLTVAEVVDAYLAVLRAGGTGECWYVQAGRPSEPFRFPNPPGPRADGGAPVALRDPSQEG, from the coding sequence GTGGGGCTGGAGTTCGAGGACAGGGTCGTCCTGGTGACCGGGGGCGCGAACGGCATCGGCGCGGGGGTCGCTCGGAAGCTCGCCGGGCTCGGCGCGCGAGTCGTCGTCGCCGACGTCGACACCGCCGGGGGCGAGGCCGTCGCGGACGCGGTCGGCGGCCTGTTCGTGCCCTGCGACGTGCGCGACCCGCGCGACAGCGAGGCGGCCGTGGCGGAGGCGGTGCGGGCCTGCGGCGGCCTGGACGTCGCCGTGCTCAACGCCGGGGTCGCCACGGGGTTCGGCCTGGGCGACGACTTCGACGCCGAGCGCTACCGCGCCGTGATGGGCGTGAACCTCGACGGTGTCGTGTACGGCGTGCACGCGGCCCTGCCGGAACTGAGGAAGCGCGGCGGCCACATCATCGCGACGGCGAGCATGGCGGGGCTGATGGCGATGCCTCTCGACCCCGTCTACGGCGCCAACAAGGCCGCCGTCGTGGCCCTGGTGCGCGCGCTGGGCCCGGTGCTGGCGGCCGACGGCGTCAGGGTCAACGCGGTGTGCCCGTCGTTCGCCGACACCGCGATCATCGCCGGGTTCGAGTCGGTACTCCGGACCTCCGGGATGCCGGTCCTGACCGTGGCCGAGGTGGTGGACGCCTACCTCGCCGTGTTGCGCGCCGGCGGAACCGGGGAATGCTGGTACGTGCAGGCGGGGCGGCCCAGCGAGCCGTTCAGGTTCCCCAACCCGCCCGGTCCCCGCGCGGACGGCGGTGCGCCCGTGGCCCTGCGCGACCCCTCCCAGGAAGGTTGA
- a CDS encoding MaoC family dehydratase: MRTFANLDELAAAVGEHLGHGSWHEVTQAEVDLFADATGDHQWIHVDRERAAAGPFGAPVAHGYLTLSLIPLLVRDIYTVRGLTMGVNYGLNRVRFPSPVTVGSRIRAGAELVGVTDVARGKHAVVKVVVDIEHHPKPACVAETVVLLVP; encoded by the coding sequence GTGCGGACCTTCGCGAACCTCGACGAGCTGGCGGCGGCGGTGGGCGAGCACCTGGGCCACGGCTCCTGGCACGAGGTGACGCAGGCGGAGGTCGACCTGTTCGCCGACGCCACCGGCGACCACCAGTGGATCCACGTCGACCGGGAACGGGCGGCGGCCGGGCCCTTCGGTGCACCGGTGGCGCACGGCTACCTCACGCTGTCCCTGATCCCCCTGCTGGTCCGCGACATCTACACCGTTCGCGGGTTGACGATGGGCGTGAACTACGGGCTGAACAGGGTCCGCTTCCCCAGCCCGGTGACCGTGGGGTCCCGGATCCGGGCGGGGGCGGAACTGGTCGGGGTCACCGACGTGGCGCGGGGGAAGCACGCGGTGGTCAAGGTGGTCGTGGACATCGAGCACCACCCCAAACCCGCGTGCGTGGCCGAAACGGTGGTGCTGCTCGTCCCGTGA
- a CDS encoding DUF6319 family protein, whose translation MRREDENVQADTLVEQEDQVDAVAPAAPVQQGEAPAATQPEEKPAAPQQQEEAPPAKPAKTRAPKSTAKKTRTVELTLTVTGTADGEWQADLVHGTKRVVQGLSISAAAVSKAAKELHEDIAGGIDEVIEAARAQHRTRMEELEAELAKVKAALAELSE comes from the coding sequence ATGCGCAGAGAGGACGAGAACGTGCAGGCGGACACGCTCGTGGAGCAGGAAGACCAGGTGGACGCCGTGGCGCCCGCCGCACCCGTGCAGCAGGGCGAGGCCCCTGCCGCGACCCAGCCGGAGGAGAAGCCTGCCGCGCCGCAGCAGCAGGAGGAAGCGCCCCCGGCCAAGCCGGCGAAGACCCGTGCGCCCAAGAGCACGGCCAAGAAGACGCGGACGGTCGAGCTGACGCTGACCGTCACCGGCACCGCCGACGGCGAGTGGCAGGCCGACCTGGTGCACGGCACCAAGCGGGTCGTGCAGGGCCTGTCCATCTCCGCCGCCGCCGTGTCCAAGGCGGCCAAGGAGCTGCACGAGGACATCGCCGGCGGCATCGACGAGGTCATCGAGGCCGCGCGGGCCCAGCACCGCACCCGCATGGAGGAGCTGGAGGCCGAGCTGGCGAAGGTCAAGGCCGCGCTGGCGGAACTCAGCGAGTGA
- a CDS encoding quinone oxidoreductase family protein, with amino-acid sequence MRAIQITEFGGPEVLTEVELPDPVAGPGELLVEVDRAGLNYADTHQAENSYLARMSLPMVPGGEVVGRTPEGRRVVALANSGGYAQKAVVPEATAFDVPDGVDDLTALSMVIQGATAWVLLRRNTHLEPGESVVVHAAAGGVGTIAVQLAKKWGAGRVIATASSAAKRELALDLGADVAVDSTSADMTAALREANDGRPVDVVLDMTGGAVTDQSVAALAPFGRLAFYGMASREQPSPVDLGALMRHSTAVSGMWLPHAFKLPGRVVHRAMAELFELVVAGELRAVAGGEYGLSEVRRAHEELRSRRTTGKLVLDPSR; translated from the coding sequence TTGCGCGCGATCCAGATCACCGAATTCGGCGGACCCGAGGTGCTGACCGAGGTCGAGCTGCCCGACCCGGTGGCGGGCCCCGGCGAACTGCTCGTGGAGGTCGACCGGGCCGGGCTGAACTACGCCGACACGCACCAGGCGGAGAACTCCTACCTCGCCCGGATGAGCCTGCCGATGGTGCCCGGCGGCGAGGTCGTCGGCCGCACCCCGGAGGGGCGGCGCGTGGTCGCCCTGGCCAACTCCGGCGGCTACGCCCAGAAGGCCGTCGTGCCCGAGGCGACCGCGTTCGACGTGCCGGACGGCGTGGACGACCTGACCGCGCTGAGCATGGTCATCCAGGGCGCGACGGCGTGGGTGCTGCTGCGCCGGAACACGCACTTGGAGCCGGGGGAGAGCGTCGTCGTCCACGCCGCCGCGGGCGGGGTCGGCACGATCGCCGTGCAGCTGGCGAAGAAGTGGGGCGCGGGCCGGGTCATCGCCACCGCCAGCAGCGCCGCGAAGCGGGAGCTGGCGCTCGACCTCGGCGCGGACGTCGCCGTCGACTCGACCTCGGCGGACATGACCGCGGCCCTGCGGGAGGCCAACGACGGGCGGCCCGTCGACGTCGTGCTGGACATGACCGGCGGCGCGGTGACCGACCAGAGCGTGGCGGCGCTCGCGCCGTTCGGGCGGCTCGCGTTCTACGGGATGGCCAGCCGGGAGCAGCCGTCGCCGGTCGACCTCGGGGCGCTGATGCGGCACTCCACCGCCGTCTCGGGGATGTGGCTGCCGCACGCGTTCAAGCTGCCGGGCCGGGTCGTGCACCGGGCGATGGCGGAGCTGTTCGAGCTGGTGGTGGCGGGTGAGCTGCGGGCCGTCGCGGGCGGCGAGTACGGGCTGTCCGAGGTGCGGCGCGCGCACGAGGAGCTGCGGTCCCGCCGGACGACCGGGAAGCTGGTGCTGGACCCGTCGAGGTGA
- a CDS encoding TetR/AcrR family transcriptional regulator, with the protein MTAADESGPLERTWRDVTPPAARRMLAAATAAFAERGYHATTTRDIAARAGMSPAAVYIHYRSKEELLFHISRIGHAASLDLLTSVTGEDPVERMSAAVAAFASWHAEHHTTARVVQYELGALTPDHLAEVGALRRRIEATVRGMLEDGVATGAFEVPDVRGATLAVLSLCVDVARWYRPGGRRTPAAVGALHADLVRRMLGA; encoded by the coding sequence ATGACCGCCGCGGACGAGTCCGGGCCGCTGGAACGGACGTGGCGCGACGTCACCCCGCCCGCCGCACGCCGGATGCTGGCCGCGGCCACCGCAGCCTTCGCCGAGCGCGGGTACCACGCCACCACGACACGGGACATCGCCGCGCGGGCGGGCATGAGCCCGGCGGCGGTCTACATCCACTACCGGTCGAAGGAGGAGCTGCTGTTCCATATCTCCCGGATCGGCCACGCCGCCTCGCTCGACCTCCTCACCTCCGTGACCGGCGAGGACCCGGTCGAGCGGATGTCGGCGGCCGTCGCGGCGTTCGCCTCGTGGCACGCCGAGCACCACACGACGGCCCGGGTCGTGCAGTACGAGCTGGGCGCCCTCACGCCTGACCACCTGGCGGAGGTCGGCGCGCTGCGGCGGCGGATCGAGGCCACCGTGCGGGGGATGCTGGAGGACGGCGTCGCGACGGGGGCGTTCGAGGTGCCCGACGTGCGCGGGGCGACCCTCGCGGTGCTGTCCCTGTGCGTCGACGTGGCCCGCTGGTACCGGCCGGGTGGGCGTCGCACGCCGGCTGCTGTCGGGGCGCTCCACGCCGACCTCGTGCGGCGGATGCTGGGCGCTTGA
- a CDS encoding GlsB/YeaQ/YmgE family stress response membrane protein yields the protein MGIGGVISALIVGLIIGFLGRLVAPGKQAIPVWLTIVVGIVAAFLGTFVARALGVEDTPGIDWIEIIVQVVLAAVGVSLAAGFWGKKQVR from the coding sequence GTGGGCATCGGCGGTGTGATCAGCGCTCTGATCGTGGGTCTCATCATCGGGTTCCTCGGCAGGCTCGTGGCGCCGGGCAAGCAGGCCATCCCCGTCTGGCTGACCATCGTGGTCGGCATCGTGGCGGCTTTCCTGGGCACGTTCGTGGCCCGAGCGCTCGGAGTCGAGGACACCCCCGGCATCGACTGGATCGAGATCATCGTGCAGGTCGTGCTGGCCGCCGTCGGCGTCAGCCTGGCCGCCGGCTTCTGGGGCAAGAAGCAGGTCCGGTAG